In Erigeron canadensis isolate Cc75 chromosome 6, C_canadensis_v1, whole genome shotgun sequence, the following are encoded in one genomic region:
- the LOC122606224 gene encoding putative F-box protein At1g47730 has translation MSDNIPFDIQTEIIQRIPDTKTVIRYRSVSKAWKSVIDSKEFVAAHALRYQARPHLLIRKRDCSDGRVKYVSIVDDDTFPNQKVSVFVPDLVNKFSHNSEIVGSCFGLFCLYDDKTSTAVIWNPAIRKTFASKVPKVSREWYYTTTIGFGVCPQNLDPKLVKIAYAYDLSRLHDLNASTQVEVFTLSSGGTWRSPLCSNLPHKSIRFGFSQAVVDGFIYWDAVDRTNVVLIIMSFDLTSEEFTKVNLPNRLALYPYADLYASNLRESLVVLELDMYTQREFCDVWMMIGHGSTRSFNKLYSIKTPDASIRTTLGFRKNGAPIIELENVNEDFLNDENELFIYEPESENIAHIGIHGLRGKFFVHSYKETLLLLGQ, from the coding sequence ATGTCTGACAACATCCCTTTTGATATTCAAACGGAAATCATTCAGAGAATCCCAGATACAAAAACGGTGATTCGGTACCGATCGGTGTCGAAGGCGTGGAAGTCTGTAATCGATAGCAAGGAGTTTGTTGCCGCTCATGCCCTCCGCTATCAGGCGAGACCTCATCTCCTTATAAGGAAACGAGATTGCAGTGATGGACGGGTAAAATATGTGTCTATTGTCGACGATGACACTTTCCCAAATCAAAAGGTTAGTGTGTTTGTTCCCGATTTGGTTAATAAATTTAGTCATAATTCAGAAATAGTCGGTAGTTGTTTTGGCCTGTTTTGCTTATACGATGATAAAACGAGTACCGCTGTTATCTGGAACCCTGCCATCAGAAAAACTTTTGCTAGTAAGGTACCTAAAGTGTCACGTGAATGGTACTATACGACTACTATTGGTTTTGGTGTTTGTCCTCAGAATCTTGACCCTAAGCTTGTCAAGATTGCATATGCTTATGATTTGAGTAGATTACATGATCTAAATGCTAGCACCCAAGTTGAGGTATTTACGCTAAGTTCGGGAGGGACGTGGAGAAGTCCATTATGTAGCAACCTTCCTCATAAATCCATTCGATTTGGATTTTCTCAGGCAGTTGTAGACGGGTTTATATATTGGGATGCTGTTGATCGGACTAATGTTGTTCTTATAATCATGTCATTTGATTTGACAAGTGAAGAATTCACCAAAGTAAACCTCCCTAATCGTTTAGCACTCTACCCTTATGCCGATTTGTATGCATCTAATCTAAGGGAGTCTCTTGTTGTTCTCGAGTTAGATATGTACACTCAGAGAGAATTTTGTGATGTATGGATGATGATTGGGCATGGTAGTACTAGATCCTTTAATAAGCTATATTCCATTAAAACACCTGATGCATCAATACGTACAACACTGGGATTCCGAAAGAATGGTGCACCGATAATTGAATTGGAAAATGTCAATGAAGATTTTTTGAATGATGAAaatgaactttttatttatgaacCAGAATCAGAAAACATCGCTCATATCGGAATTCATGGATTACGCGGTAAATTTTTTGTGCATTCCTACAAGGAAACACTACTTTTGCTTGGCCAATAA
- the LOC122604151 gene encoding ribonuclease TUDOR 1-like: protein MAKVTSSSSGWLKGRVKAVLSGDTLVVMGIAKAVDEIPPEKTIVLAHLFAPRLARKEGKDAQFAWQSREFLRELCIGKDIVFKTEYTIPNTSKECSSVFIGSKNIAKEVVTNGWAKVKEAKRKVTPEHAELLTLEQKAKRDQLGLWNKAPVAVKAAIRNLPPSAVGNPSNLNAERLVAAKKFRRVEAIVEHVRDGSCLYAYLLPEFQFVKVFVTGIQAPSMGRRNVTDESKSTTSASTDNEGSPDPYGREAKHFTEMRVLNRDVEIVLECVDKSGHLVGSVYYLDGEEKEKDLALELVANGYAKYVEWSGCTMTTEARWNLIAAEREAKKNKLRMWRNFVPPATKSKAITNFTGKVIEVVSGDCIIIADDSVPVGSPAAETRVNLSGLWFPEPGYARAAKELLRTRLIGRQVQVSMEYSRRQVPKSVGVTGFGSVFLMSQGKNSEGVSGVDAAQLIISYGFGSVNDNDFEERSDYYENLYVAESRAKASKKGIHSSQDPPVMHVTDVSKASPKKATEVLQSLQRARRVAATVEYVQSGHRFELFVPKEQCSIAFSLSGVRCPGREECYSDEALSLMRRKLMQRDVEIEVETMDRNGTFLGSLWESRTNAGVTLLEAGLARLQTSFRRDKIADAHLLAQAEQLARNQKLKIWGKDTNPLPGFVDSVLKEEKWPQLNEVKFGQLDMLKLETLKIEDGSETCSKAISDCVVP from the exons ATGGCTAAAGTAACAAGTTCGTCGTCTGGGTGGTTGAAAGGCCGAGTGAAGGCCGTTTTATCCGGTGATACATTGGTGGTTATGGGGATTGCGAAAGCCGTCGACGAAATCCCCCCGGAGAAAACTATCGTTTTGGCTCATCTTTTCGCGCCACGATTG GCACGTAAAGAAGGCAAGGACGCCCAGTTTGCGTGGCAGAGCAGAGAGTTCTTGCGAGAGTTGTGTATAGGAAAG gatatcgTGTTCAAAACCGAATACACTATCCCAAATACATCCAAAGAATGTAGCAGCGTCTTCATTGGTTCGAAAAATATTGCTAAGGAGGTTGTTACTAATGGTTGGGCCAAG GTTAAGGAGGCTAAAAGAAAAGTGACTCCTGAGCACGCTGAATTGCTAACGCTTGAGCAAAAAGCCAAGCGTGACCAGCTAGGCCTATGGAACAAG GCTCCTGTTGCTGTTAAAGCTGCCATCAGGAACCTTCCACCTTCTGCCGTTGGCAATCCAAGCAATTTGAATGCAGAGCGCCTCGTAGCTGCAAAAAAATTCAGACGGGTGGAAGCAATTGTTGAGCATGTTCGTGACGGCAGCTGTCTTTATGCTTATTTGCTCCCAGAGTTTCAGTTTGTCAAGGTGTTTGTTACTGGAATCCAG GCACCCTCAATGGGAAGAAGGAATGTTACTGATGAATCTAAATCTACTACATCCGCATCCACAGACAATGAAGGATCCCCTGATCCATATGGAAGGGAAGCTAAACATTTTACTGAGATGCGTGTACTAAATCGAGAT GTCGAGATCGTCTTAGAGTGTGTTGACAAGTCCGGCCACTTAGTTGGTTCGGTGTATTATCTTGATggtgaagaaaaagaaaaagacctTGCACTTGAGCTTGTTGCAAAT GGGTATGCCAAGTATGTTGAATGGAGTGGATGCACGATGACAACTGAAGCCAGATGGAATCTGATCGCTGCGGAACGTGAAGCAAAGAAGAATAAGTTGAGGATGTGGAGAAACTTCGTTCCACCAGCTACGAAATCAAAGGCAATCACGAACTTCACCGGAAAGGTAATTGAAGTTGTTAGTGGGGACTGCATCATCATTGCCGATGATTCTGTACCAGTTGGCAGCCCAGCCGCAGAAACCCGAGTAAACCTGTCTGGTTTATGGTTTCCCGAACCGGGTTATGCCCGTGCAGCTAAGGAATTACTAAGAACAAGGTTAATTGGACGTCAA GTACAAGTTTCGATGGAGTACTCTCGGAGGCAGGTCCCCAAATCCGTTGGAGTAACAGGCTTCGGGTCAGTTTTCCTGATGTCTCAAGGGAAGAACAGTGAGGGCGTATCCGGTGTAGATGCTGCCCAGCTTATTATTTCCTATGGTTTTGGCTCTGTTAACGATAACGATTTTGAGGAAAGATCGGACTATTATGAGAATCTTTATGTTGCCGAGTCACGGGCTAAAGCTAGCAAGAAGGGGATTCATTCTTCTCAAGATCCTCCAGTTATGCACGTTACAGATGTATCAAAG GCATCACCAAAGAAAGCCACAGAGGTCCTGCAATCTTTGCAACGTGCCAGGAGAGTGGCTGCTACTGTTGAATATGTACAAAGTGGTCACCGATTTGAACTTTTTGTTCCTAAGGAACAATGCAGCATTGCTTTCTCGTTATCTGGTGTTAGATGCCCGGGGCGGGAGGAGTGTTATTCTGATGAAGCTCTTTCACTAATGAGAAGGAAACTAATGCAGAGGGATGTCGAG ATTGAAGTAGAAACCATGGATAGGAATGGGACGTTCTTGGGTTCTTTATGGGAATCAAGAACCAATGCCGGTGTCACACTTTTGGAAGCCGGTCTAGCCAGGCTTCAGACTTCCTTTCGAAGAGATAAGATTGCAGATGCTCACCTTCTTGCTCAAGCCGAGCAGCTGGCCAGAAATCAAAAACTGAAG ATATGGGGAAAAGATACGAACCCTCTGCCCGGATTTGTAGATTCAGTATTGAAGGAAGAAAAGTGGCCACAGCTAAATGAAGTTAAATTTGGCCAACTGGACATGCTCAAACTTGAAACGCTAAAAATTGAAGACGGAAGTGAAACATGCTCAAAAGCTATCTCTGATTGTGTAGTCCCTTGA